Below is a genomic region from Betta splendens chromosome 8, fBetSpl5.4, whole genome shotgun sequence.
TAAATAACCCCGGTCCCCGAGCAGGACGGCGCAGGACAGATAGTCTCTGTGCGTGTCCGGGGAACCCTAGAGGCTCAGTTACTCATTAAGTCCCAGTTAAAGGCCTGCATCGCTGACAGCTGAGCTAAATAAGACGTGGGGCTGCAGGTGGAGTCTGTGCCGccgtctgcagcaggaggaaatggGAAGCGTCTGGGACTTGGACCTGGGCTTGAGCCTGGACTCTGACATGGGTCTGGATCTaagcctggacctggacctggacctggacctggacctggacctgggctTAGGCCTGGACTTGGGCTTGAgccaggacctggacctggacctggacctgggctTAGGCCTGGACTTGGGCTTGAGCCAGGACCTgggcctggacctggacctggacctggacctggacctggacctgggcctgggcctggacctggacctggactcTGACATGGGTCTGGATCTAAGTCTgggcctggacctggacctggacctgggccgTGGCAGCTCCACGTGTTTTCTAGATGAAGGAAGCGATGGCACCACGATGCAGCATTTAGGTCCAATCCATTGTATCTGTTTCATACAAACTGGATGCAGTGCAGCAGTTGGATTCATTCCTTTATGTCGTGACAAGTTGGATGAATGGGATCTATCAGCACGATGGACAAAACACACTGTAGCATCTCAAAGTGCCTCTCCGGGGGCTCAGTGCAGACAGGAAGCTCAGTATTTAGGCTGTGCAGCAGCCGTCACATCGACTGTGGGGATAAATTTGCTGGATGACAGTTCTGGAGCAGTCACTGATGGAGAAGCTTACTGGATGTGTTTCTGTAGAATTTCACCCTTTAAAGTTTTATTTCCTCACTAGATTTAAATTCCtaccttcctccctctccacctctcAGAAACACAGTTTACAAAGGCTTTATGTGATAAGCTGTCAGGCAACAAGGACGGCAGTGATCTGCCTCCAGAGCCGTCCAGcagccgctcggcgccgccggAGACGTGGACCGGGCCCGTCCCGTCCCCCGCACAGGTAGGAAGTCAGTGCAGCTTCACTTCATCTGATTCATGCATCATAATAGAAGATGGTCTAATTCTTTGTCAGCCTCAACCAACCACCGGCTGCTCTGCCCAGAAACACAAGAAACCCACCGACAACGGGCCAAAGGTCGATGTCACCTCACATTTGATGATAGTTTTCACAGCATTGGTCAAAGTTGGTGGTGTTGCTTACATGTATGTGACTTTCCAGATAAAGAAGTTCAAGTACCATCAGTACATCCCTCCTGGTCAGAGAGGGTCCAAGGAGCCTCCTCCCTGGGTGGACCCGTCCTCCAGcgtgctccagcagcagcagcagctccttctgcagctgctggtgctgagtcagcagcagcCGGGCCTCAGCTGCCACGCGGACCTGGCTGGAGCCTGCAGGTGAGTGAGCGAAGAGCAGCCATGTTGGGGCACGATCGCAAGCTGACGGCACGGATCAGGACCCGTCTCTTTCTCTTCAGCAGAACTCAGAAGGATCCGCTGGACCAAATGAAGGTTAGTTTGGAGCTGAACCGAATTCCGCCCGGATCCGGAGTTTCAGCGCCTAATTGCTGTCGACAGGTGGTTCTGTCGACGGTGGGTGGAACCTGACACATGTAAAAGAGGTCCAACCAAACGCTGTCACTGCAGACTGACCCGGCGGCTCACAGCTGACAGGCGCAGACAGTGATGGATCACTCTGTCCTCATAGATTCTCCCTTTGATCCTTTTCTCGTTCCCTCATATTTATCTGCATTTgcgtttccttcctctcctccttcagcctcaATTCCTCCTTTACTCCATCTCGCCAGGTGGCAGATCTGAGGTCTGCGTTGAAGCTGCGCAGTCTGCCCGTGTACGGCACCAAAGTGGACCTGGTGAAGCGTCTGAGGGCggcggacgcggcggcggctggaggCGACGCTGGCTCTGCACCGGCAGGCAGAACCGTTGGGCCCGAAGGAGCGACCCGGCGGCACCGGACGCGTCagtcaggttctccgtcaggttctccgtcaggttctccgtcaggttccagtcaggtttcaatcaggttctcagtcagattctcagtcaggttctcagtcaggttccagtcaggtttcaatcaggttctcagtcaggttctccgtcaggttctccgtcaggttccaatcaggttctcagtcaggttctcagtcaggtttcagtcaggttccagtcaggtttcaatcaggttctcattcaggtttcagtcaggtttcaatcaggttctcagtcagattctcagtcaggttctccgtcaggttctccgtcaggttccaatcaggttctcagtcagattctcagtcaggttctccgtcaggttctccgtcaggttccaatcaggttctcagtcagattctcagtcaggttctcagtcaggtttcagtcaggttccagtcaggtttcaatcaggttctcagtcaggttccaatcaggttccagtcaggttccagtcaggtttcaatcaggttctcagtcaggttctccgtcaggtttcaatcaggttctcagtcaggtttcaatcaggtttaatcaggttctcagtcaggtttCAATCAGGTTCTCAATCAGGTTCtcaatcaggttctcagtcagattctcagtcaggttctccgtcaggttctccgtcaggttctccgtcaggttccaatcaggttctcagtcagattctcagtcaggttctcagtcaggtttcagtcaggttccagtcagatttcaatcaggttctcagtcagattctcagtcaggttctccatcaggttctcagtcaggttccagtcaggtttcaatcaggttctcagtcaggttctccgtcaggttctccgtcaggttctccgtcagattctcagtcaggttctcagtcaggtttcagtcaggttccagtcaggtttcaatcaggttctcattcaggttctccgtcaggttctccgtcaggttctccgtcaggttccaatcaggttctcagtcagattctcagtcaggttctcagtcaggttttcagtcaggttccagtcaggtttcaatcaggttctcagtcaggtttcagtcaggtttcaatcaggttctcagtcagattctcagtcaggttctccgtcaggttctccgtcaggttccaatcaggttctcagtcagattctcagtcaggttctccgtcaggttctccgtcaggttctccgtcaggtttcagtcaggttccagtcaggtttcaatcaggttctcagtcaggttccagtcaggttccagtcaggttccagtcaggtttcaatcaggttctcagtcaggttccagtcaggtttcaatcaggttctcagtcaggtttcaatcaggtttaatcaggttctcagtcaggtttcaatcaggttctcagtcaggttctcagtcaggtttcagtcaggttttagtcaggtttcagtcaggttttagtcaggtttcagtcaggttttagtcaggttctcagtcaggttccagtcaggttccagtcaggtttcaatcaggttctcagtcaggttctccgtcaggtttcaatcaggttctcagtcaggtttcaatcaggtttaatcaggttctcagtcagattctcagtcagattctcagtcagattctcagtcagattctcagtcaggttcttcgtcaggttctccgtcaggttctccgtcaggttccaatcaggttctccgtcaggttccaatcaggttctccgtcaggttctccgtcaggttctccgtcaggttccagtcaggtttcaatcaggttctcagtcaggtttcaatcaggttctccgtcaggttccaatcaggtttcaatcaggttctcagtcagattctcagtcaggttctccgtcaggttctccgtcaggttccagtcaggttccagtcaggtttcaatcaggttctcagtcagattctcagtcaggttctcagtcaggttctcagtcaggttccagtcaggttccagtcaggtttcaatcaggttctcagtcagattctcagtcaggttctccgtcaggttctccgtcaggttctccgtcaggttctcagtcaggtttcaatcaggttctcagtcaggtttcaatcaggttctccgtcaggttccaatcaggtttcaatcaggttctcagtcagattctccgtcaggttctccgtcaggttctccgtcaggttccaatcaggttctcagtcaggttctcagtcagattctcagtcagattctcagtcaggttctcagtcaggtttcagtcaggttttagtcaggtttcagtcaggttttagtcaggttctcagtcaggttccTGAGAGAAACGCAGCCTCAGAGTGTAGCGTTTGGAGCAGGTGTCAGTGCGTGTTCTACTCTTCTTCTCTACAGCTGATGTGAGAAGCTGCTCCACACGCGCCTCGAGGCCACGGACGTCTGCTGccggcagcagcttcagcagcagcagcagcttcagcagcagcttcagcagcagcagccactcaAGCACAACGGTTCGATCAGTAGAAACAACAGCACAAGACCCGCTCCTTCGTTTCACTCAAGGCCTCACGTTTTTatgtcctccttcctccagttGAGCCTTCGGCCCGGTCCAGCCGCTCCGGCTCCAGCAGACCCGTCACGGACCCACAGCTCTTCAACCACAGCATCACCGCCTGCTGACAGGGACGAGATGCTGCGGGAGAAGGACGAGCGCATAGAGGAGCTGAGCCGgatgctgaggcagcagcagaagctggtgGAGGCGCTGAAGATGCAGCTAGAAGGTGGAGGCCACGTCCCGGGTCCGCTGGTTCTGGATGATGGGCCCGGTGCCgtccctcctctgcttccaccaCCGCCCGTGAAACACGAAGCCGCGCAGGAAATCGCGTCTCCTGCATTTCCTCAGTTATTGACTCGAGAGGtgcaggagcagaaggagccaCAAATCGGGCCCGAGCGCTGGAACCGCGGCGCCGCTGAGGAACAGAGCCGGCGGCAGAACCCGCCCCGGCGCCGCCGGGCGCAGCGGCCGGTTCTCCTGAAGCCGTCATCGCGCAGACCCTCAGCGAGGAGCAGGAAACACATCAGGCTGCTCataaacctccagcagcagcaggtgcaaatCCCCAAATGTCCACAGGTGCCGTTGGCGCAGGTAAGAACGGGTCACAGCTGAgcaggttctcagtcaggttctcagtcaggttctccGCTGCTGAACAGCTGAGCATCATGATCCAAAGCAGAGCACGCGGCCGCTGAGCTCCAGGAATAACCCTCCTCACACACGGAGGCGGCAGTTACTATGActggttgatgctgctgctggaggacgttcaggctgctctgctcctcgctcccctcacctcctccctcctctccacagctgttcccccctccgcccgcccCCCCCAGCTGTCCCCTGCAGCCGGACCTCCAGAGGCGGGTCGGCGCCGCAGAGGAGGAGCCACGCTTCCCGGTGGGCGTCGCCGGGAGGCCTCCGCTGGGGGCGGAGCCAGACGGACACCTGGCTGTGATTGACAGCCTCCACGGCCAAACGCTGTGCGGCACCAGCGTCGCGGAGCCGCCGTCGCCCGTGAGCTCCTTCGGCGCCGCAGCTGAGGTGCTGATCAACGATTGGTTGGACCTCAACATgtgaggagagacaggaggaaACGCAGGTTCCACAAACACCATGTGGGAACTTCTCAGCAGACTGTGGACATGCGCTCGTGTAGCATTGTGATGTGTCCTGATAACGGATGAGAGGGGGTAAAgcttctgctcctccacctgctcttctcAGCTTTTTATTCCCTTCTTATTCTGCTCCACTTTGCTTCTTCCACCCgcttttctcttcctccaggtttgtcctttcatgcctcaccagctcctcatcatcatcttggTCATCTTCGTCGCCTCCTCCGCCGCTGtctccctcgtcttcctctcagCTCCTGTCTGGACTGGAGatctgatgctgcagataatTCACCAGCTTTTCTGTGCAGCTGGGACGCGCTGTGAGACTCTTTCATCAGCGCTTTGGCAGAACTTCTGCTTTGACCTTGAGACTCTGGGGAAGGTGGGAGATTTTTAGTTTTACGAGTAACTGTAAAtgacaaatgtacagtacatgcaaaatgtcattttaataataGAGTACCTGAAATGCAGCGTATGAAATGATACATTAAAATACCCAGTTATCTTGGGCTCTTCTTTTTATATATATCTTTATCCAGAGAACTCTTTTTATTTGTGAGCACGTCGTTGCATTAACACCTTCGGTCTGAATCAGGAGGTACAGCTGCTCCTCAAGGTCGCGGTGACGGCGCCGAACCCGGGCTCTGCAGTGGAAACCGCTGTGACGGGTTCAGACCGGGTTCAGACCAAAGCGCTGCAGCGTCTGTGAGCGGACGTGGAGAATAAGGCTGAACGGGTTCACGCTGACCCTCACACACAACGCTCAGAAAGAGACCACTCTGATGGATTCATCGCTAAATACTACGTTCCAGGGCGAACGCCGCAGTTGGCTTTCACCAAGCGTTTCACAATGagcctgtgctgctccttcaaACTGCAGGAAGCCTGGCCggtttctgtcctgttgctcaCACTCGCTCTTTTTTCTGGATCTGGCTTCAGTTGAACTCAGCCTGTGATTCTGACAGTTgaacaaagagagaaagaggtgaAAGGGGACTGAGGGGAggcagcggggggaggaggggctgcACGgtgcagtgcatgctgggtCGTGCACGTGTGTTTACGTGAGTTTCAGTcccacctgaacctgaaccagacTCGTTGTTTGACAGGAACGTCTGAGACGGAGGTGGAACAGAAATAGCTGCAGCCTGAAACAGACATCACctttacctgtctgtctgtcacacctCTAATTACTGctagcactgtgtgtgtgtgtgtgtgtgtgtgtgtgtgtgtgtgtgtgtgtgtgtgtgtgtgtgtgtgtgtgtgtgtgtgtgtgtgtgtgtgtgtgtgtgtgtgtgtgtgtgtgtgtgtgtgtgtgttttatgtgaatgtgtgtgtctttttttttcacctaTGAAGCGCTCCGTCTTCATGCATCCtgcatgtgagtgtgtcttgtgtgtgtgttttttatgtgtgctttgtgtgtgtgtgtccttttctTGCCTCCGTCGTCGTGcatcctgcgtgtgtgtgcgtgtgtgtgtctttttcttGCCTCCGTCGTCATGCATCCTGCGTGAGCGCGTCACACCTGCAGAGCGGCCGCCTGGTGAGAGGAGCTTAAGGAAAATCTAATCCTCGCCTTAATTTGACAGCAGCGTTTGCAGCTCCCAAACTGTtgagctgtgttgtgtttccaCAGGACGATGCGGcgagtgtgtctgtgcgtgtgcagcaGATGTAGGTCAGACGTATTGTGACGCTGTTCTCTGACTTCTGCTTGAAACCGAACGCTGGCAGGACCGTGGAGCGactggagccacacacacacacacacacacaacgcggTTCTGCTCACACACTGACTAACACCGGTTCCAGGTGGAGCCGTGtgtctgggttctggtctggacctctggtctgggttctggtcagggttctggtctggacctctggtctgggttctggtctggacctctggtctggacctctggtgTGGGTTCTGGTCAGGGTTCTAGGctggacctctggtctgggttctggtctggacctctggtctggacctctggtgtgggttctggtctgggtactggtctggacctctggtctggacctctggtgtgggttctggtctgggtactggtctggacctctggtctgggttctggtctggacctctggtctgggttctggtctgggttctggtccggacctctggtctggacctctggtgtgggttctggtctgggtactggtctggacctctggtctgggttctggtctgggttctggtctggaTCTCTGGTGTGGGtactggtctggacctctggtctggacctctggtctgggttctggtctggacctctggtgtgggtactggtctggacctctggtcCGGACCTCTGGTCCGGACCtctggtctgggttctggtccGGACCTCTGGTgtgggttctggtctgggtactggtctggacctctggtctgggttctggtcagggttctggtctggacctctggtctgggttctggtctggacctctggtctggacctctggtgtgggttctggtctgggtactggtctggacctctggtctggacctctggtctgggttctggtcaGGGTTCTAGGctggacctctggtctgggttctggtctggacctctggtctggacctctggtgtgggttctggtctgggtaCTGGTCCGGACctctggtctggacctctggtgtgggttctggtctgggtactggtctggacctctggtctgggttctggtctgggttctggtctggacctctggtgtgggtactggtctggacctctggtctggggttctggtctgggttctggtctgggttctggtccggacctctggtctggacctctggtgtgggttctggtctgggtactggtctggacctctggtctgggttctggtctggacctctggtctgggtactggtctggacctctggtctgagttctggtctgggttctggtctggacctctggtgtgggtactggtctggacctctggtctggggttctggtctggggttctggtctgggttctggtctgggttctggtccggacctctggtctgggttctggtctggacctctggtctggacctctggtgtgggttctggtctgggtactggtctggacctctggtctgggttctggtctggacctctggtctggacctctggtgtgggttctggtctgggtaCTGGTCCGGACCtctggtctgggttctggtctggacctctggtgtgggtactggtctggacctctggtctggggttctggtctgggttctggtctgggttctggtctgggttctggtccggacctctggtctgggtactggtctggacctctggtctgggtactggtctggacctctggtctgggttctggtctgggttctggtccGGACCTCTGGTCTGGGCTGGACCTCTGGTCTGGACCTCGGTCGCTCTCCTCTCAGCGTCATAGCTTGTGTCTGGGCTGAAGCGCTGCCTGACGCCTCCACGGCTCCCGTCGCTGACAGCGATGCGGTTTCTCCGTCTCAATAACGTGGTTCTGACGTTGGTAAACTCAGCAGGGGCTCATGTTTATCAGCTCAGAGACTGAGGGTTCACAGTAACTGCACAAGTTGCAGTTGTAGTTATTTTTTTTGCTTCGTAGCATTTTTCAACTGGAACAGGCCACTGCATCCATGGCTCCGCTCTGGTTTCTGTGTGTTGGGACCGTGTTCTGTCGTGTGTTCTGATGAACGACTCTGACGCAGGTGTTGCTGAGCCGCCTCCACGTAAGTGGgacatgaagcaggaggaggcgcgtCTCCACATCCACGCCTGGCGTTTGAGCCGCAACCGCGCTCCCGCTCCTGCGTGAAGCCTATTAGGAGGCGCGCGTTGCTCCCAAAGAGAGAGGATCCtcctgttcagcagcagcagcagcacattcagccTCAACACAGAAGCCACAGTCTGTTTATTCCCTCTCATCTCTGTCTCGACTGCAGAGGTTCATGTCGTAGGCTTTGTGTCACGTGGCTCGTCTTTGTGTTCACATGAACATGTTTGTGGTGGTCTTTCTTTCAGGCACTTCCTGCCTCCACCTTCTCTGTCCTGAATCCTCTGTTCACGGTGGACGGAGGCCTGATTCTGCTGCCTCCACCCTGAACCCCGCTGTCCTGGCGTCGTATGATTGTTTCACCTCCTACTGGACCCTCACACTGTTCATGCAGTGAACGCTAACGGCGGTCCCGTGAACAGAGGAAGCAACATTAGCACCTGCTGTTTAACATCGCAACTAACTCTTTGCCTGGAATTCAGAGGAACATCTGCCTCCTGATAGTCGGTCTCGTGTCCTGTGCAGCATTTCACCAGTAGCAGTTTACTGCTTCTGCAAAAGTCTTTCTAATGCGgatttcttttctgtgtgtttatgcttgATTCATTATACGTCCACAGTCGTCTCAGGGGATGTGGAAGGAAGGGGATAAGCAGCGAGGAAATGAGGtcagctccacacaaacacgtccactacacatgtgtgtgtctacgggtgatcaccacacacacacacacacacacacacacacacacacacacacacacacacacacacacacacgtacgtccACTACACGTGTGCGTCTAAGACGGGTGatcgctgcacacacacacacacacacagacacacacacacacacagacacacacacacacacacacacacacacacacacacacacacacacacacacacacacacacacacacacacacacacacatcctttaaCGGGAGGCGGCTGTGTCGGAGACGGGGGCGCAGCTGCACGCGGCTTTCACGCCGACGCCTCCTCCGTCCAGAAACAGAacgtgtgtgattgtgtgtgtgattgtgtgtgtgattcctgCTGGAGCCGGAGCTCACCTCTTACCCACCTGTGAGCAGCATCACATGCAGCATCACATGCTACAGAGAAGCTGGCTTCTGGATGGGCTTTGAGTTGCACCCGCTCTGCTTCACATCTCTCTGATTGTTCCTGTCGTTGTTCTGGCTGATTATTTGCCCGTGCGCTGCTTGAGTCAGTTGAATTTTCCTTTACagctgcttcatcatcatccaccgCGGAGACGTTATAAATCAAATTGAAGGCTGCGAGGACCCAATCTGTGCCTCGTTTCTCCCTTTCTCCTGGAACAATTCAATCTCTCCATATTCAGTCTGATATTTTCACGTCGACCAATTATAACTTCTTTGTTTCCTGACTTAAAACACTTATCTGTGCCAGCgtgttctctcctccctcccattTCCCTCATCACGACCTCCGTTCCCTCATTCCCACCCTGCATCCTCTCACGGGTTCAGTCAACACCTGCAGGTTACAGCTCCGCCGCCACAACAAGCGGAGGAATTTATAAAGAACAGTATAAAGAGGGAGCGAGCGATGAGATAAATCAGGACAAAACAGTCTGTGCCGATGTCTTAAGGCTCTATTTGATGTCGCTTGCTGCAAGAAATAGAAAACATGCACGAGCACACGGATTCAAGTCTGCCACCTGAAAAGCCACAGGTGGGTTTGCAGCAAATTATTCCTAATATTTGTTGACACTGACAAAAGACACTTGAAAGCTCAGGTGGTTCGGTGtgacgtctgcagcagctcacgtCAAACACAGTTGTATTTAATCACGTCTGACGGCGACACATCTTATTTATCCTGACTGATGCTGCCGCGTTGAAGATGTGGGACCAGTTTAATTGCTGGGACAGAATAAAACCGAGCTGGGACCAGTTATAAGGAAGCTGATGGTTCAGGCTGAACTGATGATCACTTTGCCGGACTCTCAGCTTTCAGTGAGTAATGATCTAATGATCTGACCTGTTGCTCTTAACCTTGACCCCATGCTCATTATTCACACCACCATCTTTCTCTCTTGTCCACACGGGTTTCATTTCCCGTAATATGATTTACTTTCTGTGTCCAGATTGGTTTtaacccccccccactcacacacacacacacacacacacacactcactggaaCTATAATTACTCGCTAGCATATAATAAGTCAGGCTGAGAATCATCGCCAACAGACTCACTGCTGCTCAAGTTGCATCGGTTTATTCTGTTCCATCAGTGGCACTGGATCCAAACAGCACTCGTTCCTGCTGCATCAGTCTGAACGAATGCGTTTGAGGCCGACACACTGGGGACGTCTGTGAAACACTGAGAGGCAGACGAATTCACAGGCGGTAGTAAAGCTAGGATGCTGCCAACACGCTCCTCTGAACAAAACAGTCTGTAGCTGCAATAACTGCATCCTCGTCTTCAACCGAACTAAAGCAAAGGGGGGGGTATTTTCTAAAGCTTTATTCTTGGCATCGTCTGGAAACCTTCATTACTGAAAAGTCAAATCTGATGCAGAGGGATTGAGTCTCTGACTGGTTCAGACCCATTGATTGAGCTGCTTCATGGTCCCGTTGCCTGAGAGCAGTTAAAGACATTATCATATATAATGGGACTCAGACTGAACTCACCTTTACACCAGAGATGCTGCACAGCATTGATCTCTGATACGTCTGTGCACCAGGAGGAGGATTCACGTAAGGAGCAGCACGCATGCAGCATCCTGCACCGACGCCGCTTCGTCTTTATTTCAGGCTTTAAATTGTGAGAAACGCGCTGCCACAGTCGTCGTTGCTGCAGGAAAACGAACACTCGCTCTCGTTCTCGCTTTCGCGGCGCAGCAGCTTTTctcctcgctgtctctctcctcccacttgTTATCCTGATTACgaccacagcatcacagcgcTGCACATTCTGGGCTGAAAGCTGCCAAAGTCCCGTCATGAATTAGGAGGTTTGAGGAAAGCGGACGAATCAAGACGATCTGTCGGCTTCCTCTGTTAGTTCTGCTCCTCTGGAACCACGTGCAAACACGCACACTGAGACACAAACTCACGGCAACAGATCTGTGACGGACGTCAGCGCTGCAGTAGTGAAGCTGTTTTCATGGGGCGGTTTCAGAACCTCTGCCTCTGAGGCAGTGCAtggaggttctggttctgccgtATCCGCCTCATGCGGTCCCAGCAGGGGGTATTTCTCATCTGCACAGTAGAAGTGGAGACATGACAGAGATCCTGACACGGTTCAGGCCCCCGCGGAGCTTAGGAGCCGTAACAGTAAAGGCCTGATGGCTCCC
It encodes:
- the LOC114860199 gene encoding myocardin-related transcription factor B-like, with product MRMRILAETQFTKALCDKLSGNKDGSDLPPEPSSSRSAPPETWTGPVPSPAQPQPTTGCSAQKHKKPTDNGPKIKKFKYHQYIPPGQRGSKEPPPWVDPSSSVLQQQQQLLLQLLVLSQQQPGLSCHADLAGACSRTQKDPLDQMKVSLELNRIPPGSGVSAPNCCRQVVLSTVADLRSALKLRSLPVYGTKVDLVKRLRAADAAAAGGDAGSAPAGRTVGPEGATRRHRTRQSGSPSADVRSCSTRASRPRTSAAGSSFSSSSSFSSSFSSSSHSSTTLSLRPGPAAPAPADPSRTHSSSTTASPPADRDEMLREKDERIEELSRMLRQQQKLVEALKMQLEGGGHVPGPLVLDDGPGAVPPLLPPPPVKHEAAQEIASPAFPQLLTREVQEQKEPQIGPERWNRGAAEEQSRRQNPPRRRRAQRPVLLKPSSRRPSARSRKHIRLLINLQQQQVQIPKCPQVPLAQLFPPPPAPPSCPLQPDLQRRVGAAEEEPRFPVGVAGRPPLGAEPDGHLAVIDSLHGQTLCGTSVAEPPSPVSSFGAAAEVLINDWLDLNM